The following are from one region of the Strix aluco isolate bStrAlu1 chromosome 30, bStrAlu1.hap1, whole genome shotgun sequence genome:
- the SYT11 gene encoding synaptotagmin-11 isoform X1, with product MAEITSVHPGFDVSPVVAGLIGATVLVVSISVTVFVWTCCHQQAEKKHKTPPYKFIHMLKGISIYPETLSNKKKINRIRRDKNGTPKETARGNLLVDAAESGLIGSDKAPDGPNAAPHVDQLPIKVDYGDELSPDQSLTPGGSKTSSPSSPGDDIMLGELTFSVDYNFPKKALVVTIQEAHGLPVMDEHTQSSDPYIKMTILPDKRHRVKTRVLRKTLDPVFDETFTFYGIPYSQLQDLVLHFLVLSFDRFSRDDVIGEVMVPLAGVDPSTGKVQLTREILKRNIQKCISRGELQVSLSYQPVAQRMTVVVLKARHLPKMDITGLSGNPYVKVNVYYGRKRIAKKKTHVKKCTLNPVFNESFIYDIPVDLLPDISIEFLVIDFDRTTKNEVVGRLILGAHSVTAGGVEHWREVCENPRKPVAKWHSLSEY from the exons ATGGCGGAGATCACCAGTGTCCACCCCGGCTTCG ATGTCTCTCCAGTTGTGGCAGGCCTTATCGGTGCTACTGTCCTTGTGGTTTCTATCTCAGTAACAGTTTTTGTGTGGACATGCTGTCACCAGCAAGCAGAAAAGAAGCACAAAACCCCACCATATAAATTCATTCACATGTTGAAAGGCATCAGTATCTATCCGGAGACCTTGagtaacaagaagaaaattaaccGAATCCGGAGAGACAAGAATGGCACTCCTAAGGAGACTGCAAGGGGAAACCTCTTGGTGGATGCTGCTGAATCTGGTTTAATAGGCTCCGATAAGGCTCCAGATGGGCCAAATGCAGCCCCCCACGTCGACCAGCTCCCAATAAAAGTAGATTATGGAGATGAACTAAGTCCAGATCAAAGCCTCACTCCAGGAGGAAGTAAAACTTCCTCCCCATCTTCTCCAGGGGATGACATCATGTTGGGTGAACTGACTTTCTCAGTGGACTACAACTTCCCTAAAAAAGCGCTGGTGGTTACCATTCAGGAGGCTCACGGGCTGCCAGTGATGGATGAGCACACTCAGAGCTCTGACCCTTACATCAAGATGACAATTCTCCCAGACAAAAGGCATCGAGTGAAGACTCGTGTACTTCGCAAGACGCTAGACCCAGTCTTTGATGAAACCTTCACCTTCTATGGGATCCCATACAGCCAGCTCCAGGATTTGGTGCTTCACTTCCTCGTGCTGAGCTTCGATCGCTTTTCCCGAGATGATGTTATTGGAGAGGTCATGGTGCCCCTTGCAGGGGTGGATCCAAGCACTGGAAAGGTTCAGCTGACCAGGGAGATCCTCAAAAGGAACATACAA aaatgcatTAGCAGGGGGGAGCTGCAAGTCTCCTTGTCTTACCAGCCTGTGGCGCAGAGAATGACTGTTGTGGTGCTGAAAGCCAGACATTTGCCAAAGATGGATATCACTGGCCTCTCAGGTA ATCCGTACGTTAAGGTGAATGTTTATTACGGAAGAAAGCGCATAGCAAAAAAGAAGACTCACGTGAAGAAGTGCACTTTGAATCCTGTCTTCAACGAATCCTTCATTTACGATATCCCCGTCGATCTCCTTCCTGACATCAGTATTGAATTTCTAGTGATCGATTTTGACCGTACCACGAAAAACGAAGTGGTGGGACGGCTGATTCTGGGAGCGCACAGCGTCACGGCGGGGGGCGTGGAACACTGGCGAGAGGTGTGCGAGAACCCGAGGAAGCCAGTTGCCAAATGGCACAGCCTGAGCGAGTACTAG
- the SYT11 gene encoding synaptotagmin-11 isoform X2 gives MAEITSVHPGFDVSPVVAGLIGATVLVVSISVTVFVWTCCHQQAEKKHKTPPYKFIHMLKGISIYPETLSNKKKINRIRRDKNGTPKETARGNLLVDAAESGLIGSDKAPDGPNAAPHVDQLPIKVDYGDELSPDQSLTPGGSKTSSPSSPGDDIMLGELTFSVDYNFPKKALVVTIQEAHGLPVMDEHTQSSDPYIKMTILPDKRHRVKTRVLRKTLDPVFDETFTFYGIPYSQLQDLVLHFLVLSFDRFSRDDVIGEVMVPLAGVDPSTGKVQLTREILKRNIQKCISRGELQVSLSYQPVAQRMTVVVLKARHLPKMDITGLSDPYVKVNVYYGRKRIAKKKTHVKKCTLNPVFNESFIYDIPVDLLPDISIEFLVIDFDRTTKNEVVGRLILGAHSVTAGGVEHWREVCENPRKPVAKWHSLSEY, from the exons ATGGCGGAGATCACCAGTGTCCACCCCGGCTTCG ATGTCTCTCCAGTTGTGGCAGGCCTTATCGGTGCTACTGTCCTTGTGGTTTCTATCTCAGTAACAGTTTTTGTGTGGACATGCTGTCACCAGCAAGCAGAAAAGAAGCACAAAACCCCACCATATAAATTCATTCACATGTTGAAAGGCATCAGTATCTATCCGGAGACCTTGagtaacaagaagaaaattaaccGAATCCGGAGAGACAAGAATGGCACTCCTAAGGAGACTGCAAGGGGAAACCTCTTGGTGGATGCTGCTGAATCTGGTTTAATAGGCTCCGATAAGGCTCCAGATGGGCCAAATGCAGCCCCCCACGTCGACCAGCTCCCAATAAAAGTAGATTATGGAGATGAACTAAGTCCAGATCAAAGCCTCACTCCAGGAGGAAGTAAAACTTCCTCCCCATCTTCTCCAGGGGATGACATCATGTTGGGTGAACTGACTTTCTCAGTGGACTACAACTTCCCTAAAAAAGCGCTGGTGGTTACCATTCAGGAGGCTCACGGGCTGCCAGTGATGGATGAGCACACTCAGAGCTCTGACCCTTACATCAAGATGACAATTCTCCCAGACAAAAGGCATCGAGTGAAGACTCGTGTACTTCGCAAGACGCTAGACCCAGTCTTTGATGAAACCTTCACCTTCTATGGGATCCCATACAGCCAGCTCCAGGATTTGGTGCTTCACTTCCTCGTGCTGAGCTTCGATCGCTTTTCCCGAGATGATGTTATTGGAGAGGTCATGGTGCCCCTTGCAGGGGTGGATCCAAGCACTGGAAAGGTTCAGCTGACCAGGGAGATCCTCAAAAGGAACATACAA aaatgcatTAGCAGGGGGGAGCTGCAAGTCTCCTTGTCTTACCAGCCTGTGGCGCAGAGAATGACTGTTGTGGTGCTGAAAGCCAGACATTTGCCAAAGATGGATATCACTGGCCTCTCAG ATCCGTACGTTAAGGTGAATGTTTATTACGGAAGAAAGCGCATAGCAAAAAAGAAGACTCACGTGAAGAAGTGCACTTTGAATCCTGTCTTCAACGAATCCTTCATTTACGATATCCCCGTCGATCTCCTTCCTGACATCAGTATTGAATTTCTAGTGATCGATTTTGACCGTACCACGAAAAACGAAGTGGTGGGACGGCTGATTCTGGGAGCGCACAGCGTCACGGCGGGGGGCGTGGAACACTGGCGAGAGGTGTGCGAGAACCCGAGGAAGCCAGTTGCCAAATGGCACAGCCTGAGCGAGTACTAG